CTTTTTCCTGCCATAAGAGAGATGGCAAATAACATTATTACAATATACTTGAAGAAacgaatttttgaaaatattaattaactttgCCTTTCGGCTTTCAGTACTAAGgacataaaatcaaaattattccAAGtgcttaaaatatttaaattaatttcgtTAAATTGTATCCCTAAGCATACATATAATTCCAAATCTGGAAAATAAACAGCtcgaaattaaaagaaatagtaAAAATAGTGGTACCTGAAAGGGGAGTCTCATGCAATTCTGGATGGAAATGAGCCTCTGGCAGAGATCTGCGCGAGGCATGGATCTGATTCCTTCGGGAAGAGAACCGTGGTTGGCGTCGATCCAGGCTTCGACCTCGTCCATGGAGACCGCTTTGGCCTCGGGGAACGAGCAGAGCCAGGCGCGAGCCATGGTCTCCCATTCCTGGGACTGCTGGTCGCTCTGCTCGTTAGGGTTTTGATCGGCGGTCGAAGGCCCGTGATCTTCGTCTAGGGTTTGTTCCGTGGAGTTGGACATTGTTTGTGCCGCGAAAGAAGTTCGTTTTCACTACggctttaaaaaacaaaaaagttactGAGAATTATTGCGTCGAAAGTGTCGCATTAAGTTATATAGAAGTCCCATCCGGTTGAAAGTCACTATTACCGTCCGCAcctttgattttgaaaacttaattattttaaattattaagctgataaaaataaataaatttaatcacttaatcattaatttaacatatatttttatctaaaatttttaactaaattttttttttttttctattttacttaatGGCTTTTCAAAtcactctttattttattttattttattatttattttttctaaggatcgtattttttaaacaattatatcttgtaatggtcatattttttttaaaaaaagtcaaattattcAACAGTCATATTTTCCACTTTATGTTTTCATCTTTTAATGGTCATATTATTCCCTTCTAATACCATTTATAGAGAATTTATTTTGAGGAAATCACTAATTCGACTTATTTAGTATTAATCAATTCATAGCAATAAAAATTAGAGTGCAGAAAAAACAACTCTTGATTATAATTAGAATAGCTTAATTGGTGTCcttaaatattgtcaaaaacACCCATAACATTCTTTTATAGatgcattacaaaaataatCTTGAACGGCCACACCTACAAACTCATACGTCAACAAGTTGTACAAGAATTATATATCTAAGAAATTTCAATCTTCATATACAAAAAAACTGTTCACCATCCATGAAGTCCGAATGAAAAGCAACAATACCTTAAATTGAGATTAATTTAGCCCTTCATATCTTCAGGGCCATGCTAACTACAAAACTCTAAttactaaacaaattaaaaaaagataaaatgggCGGAAGGAAAAACTACATGATCACACTTGAGTGccaaaattgtttctttttcccgAAACTAAAAATGGTTGCAAAATTTATCTAATAAATAAACTTGGCTTCATAGTTGCACTACAAGCAAGCTATCTAGTCTTGTGAGCTTTGGACagcttcttccttctttttttcacaGCCTTGTTTACTTTATTCCGGCGAGCCTCCCTCTTCTCCTCCTTgactttctttttgttctcttttctaGCAGCTTTCTTATCTGCGAGAGTTTCTGCTTCAGATTGAGATGAGAAACTCGCTTCGGAATCGCTTGAGTTCTCTTCGTCTTCGACTGCTTGAGACTCCGTTATATTCTCAGAAGGATTAGAATGAGCAGCTGGATTAATAGATGACCCATCAGAAGGGTCTACTGGCTGTTCAGCTGGAGACTGCTGAGCTCTTGAAAGAACGTCCTTCAGTCCTGTGATAGTCTGGTAATACATATCTTTAGTGTCCTGGCCGCTGGTTATCCTTTGTACATCCTCCTCGACATTCTTCACATGTTCTAGCGTCTTTGGGATGAATGACTGTAAAATAACaccagaaaatgaaaaacactCAACAATTTATGAGCAATCAAAATCTATCAGTTGTACAGAGACAAACACCCACTTCAAGTATCAATCTTGAACCCAATTTAGGGGATCTTAAAATTTGCCATGAAAAGGGGATAGATGATGAAAAGAAACTCCTAGAACATAATGCCACTGCcacacagttttttttttttagggggggggGTGTTGGGGCCAGGGAGGGATAAGAAACTGTTACCTGCACAAACACATGGTCTGCAATTTCATCCTCCACAGATATGTCTCCTCTGGCCAAAATTTTTTGTTGCACCTGAAACGAGTTGAAAGCAGTCTCAATAAAAATATCCTGAAGTCCATCAGAAAATTTGAGAGTATAAATTACCAAACCTCTTCCAGATAACTGTCCACAGCCTCCTCAGCAATAGAAGGATCAACTATAAAATCAAAGAGTTCGCGTTTCGTCATAACAGCTACACCATGTTTTCTAAAGAAATCCTGCATGCCACCAAAGCTTAGTTAACTCATACTGCTGACTACAAGCACTTTtagtttgatatttttggttTCAGAGAACGTACATAAATATGGACACAATCTTGACGTAGGAATTCAAGGGCATGAGGGTGATCAAGATCAACCGACTGAGAGACATCTATAATATACAAGTGACCCtgcaaataaagaagaaaataaatcaaaatgtCCACAAATTACGCATGGAATcaattcaatattagcgcccccccccaaaaaaaaaaaaaagcgcacaCAAATATAATTGGGGCTCACCTCAAAATAAAGTACGTTATATTCACTGAGATCTCCATGCACCAGTTTACACTTCTGATATAATGTCCGCATTGCAATAATCATCTGAAAAAAGCAATGCCAAGAAGatattttgatcatttcaaCAAGACAGCAAATTATGACACTAAGCCCCTTACACTTGCCGAAGAAAGCTATAATAGAAGCATTTGTTGTTGATGCGTAAACCAATAccaaatttgttaaaaaataaaagtataatttcgTAAGATTAAGCATATCAAAAGACAGACGATTTTATATAACTAAAAAATCTCTTTATCTAGGNNNNNNNNNNNNNNNNNNNNNNNNNNNNNNNNNNNNNNNNNNNNNNNNNNNNNNNNNNNNNNNNNNNNNNNNNNNNNNNNNNNNNNNNNNNNNNNNNNNNTTACTTGGAACTGGGTTTGCAGcagtaaaacaaataaacttcTCTGGGGGTTTGCCGGACCGTGTTCATCTTCTTCGCTTAGCTTTTGCTATTGTCTTTGCATCTTTACTTTAAACCGGCCCTTGCTGCTCCTGAGGCTATTGCCATCACACCTAATAAATTTgaccaaatatataaatttagctATTTATGTACTATAGTAAATAAAACCTTCAAATGAGAGGAGAGGGCCATGACTATCGATCACTCATCACCTCCCTCCATCTCTAGGCCCACGTGTTTCCTT
This genomic interval from Corylus avellana chromosome ca3, CavTom2PMs-1.0 contains the following:
- the LOC132175598 gene encoding uncharacterized protein LOC132175598 — translated: MIIAMRTLYQKCKLVHGDLSEYNVLYFEGHLYIIDVSQSVDLDHPHALEFLRQDCVHIYDFFRKHGVAVMTKRELFDFIVDPSIAEEAVDSYLEEVQQKILARGDISVEDEIADHVFVQSFIPKTLEHVKNVEEDVQRITSGQDTKDMYYQTITGLKDVLSRAQQSPAEQPVDPSDGSSINPAAHSNPSENITESQAVEDEENSSDSEASFSSQSEAETLADKKAARKENKKKVKEEKREARRNKVNKAVKKRRKKLSKAHKTR